The Kocuria flava nucleotide sequence GGACCCCGGCGTCGAGATCCCCGCCGAGGCGGCCGCCGTCCACGGGGTGACGACCGAGCGCGCCCGCGCGGAGGGCCTCCCGGCCGGGCGGGTCGTGGCGGAGATCGCCGCGGTGCTCGGCGGGCTGTTCGCCGCGGGCACCCCCGTGCTCGTGTTCAACGCCTCCTACGACTTCACGGTCCTGGCCCGGGAGGGCGCCCGCCACGGCGTGGCCGTGCCCGAGCCGTTCCCCGTGCTCGACCCCTACGTGCTCAACAAGCAGGTGCACCGCTACCGCCGCGGCAAGCGCACGCTCGGGGCCCTGTGCGAGGAGTACGGGGTGGAGCTGACCGCCGCCCACACCTCGGCGGCGGACTCGCTGGCCACCGAGCGGCTGGCGGTGCTGATGGCGCGCCGCTTCCCGGAGCTGGTGCGGCCGGCCGCGGAGCTGCACGCGGACCAGGTGGGCTGGGCCGCCGCACAGGCCGCGAGCCTGCAGGAGTACTTCCGCCGCACGCGCCCGGACGCCGTCGTCGACGGCGCGTGGCCGCTGCGCGCCCCCGGGACCGGCGGGCCGGGCGCCTGAGCGGCCCCGGGGCCGGCGGCCCGGACACCTGCGCGCCCCCGGCCCGGGGCCGGGCTCAGGCCGTGGGCCGGGCCTGGGCGGCGGCGCGGGCCGCGGCGGGCAGCGCGGAGACGATCCGGTCCATCGCCGCGTCGTCGTGGGCGGCGGAGAGGAACCACGCCTCGTAGACGGACGGCGGCATGTACACGCCCTGGTCGAGCATCGCGTGGAAGAACGCCGGGTACCGCCAGGCCTCCTGGGCGCGGGCCTGGGCGTAGTCGTGCACGCCGGTGGCGGAGGTGCCGAAGGCCACCGAGAACAGGTTCCCCGCGGTCTGGACCGAGTGGTCGACCCCGGCCTCCCCGAGCGCGGCGCGCACGGCGTCCTGCAGCTGGGCGGAGCGCCGGTCGATCGTGCGGTAGGCGACGCGGTCGGCGGTGCGCAGGGTCGCCGCGCCGGCGGCCATCGCGACCGGGTTCCCCGAGAGGGTGCCCGCCTGGTAGACGGGGCCCAGCGGCGCCAGGTGGTCCATCACCGCGGCGCGGCCGCCGATGCCGGCGACCGGCAGGCCGCCGCCGATGACCTTGCCGAACATGAACAGGTCCGGCTCCCAGCCGCCCTCCGCCTCGTGGGTCAGGCCCCAGTAGCCGGCCTCGTGCACGCGGAACCCGGTGAGCACCTCGTCGCAGATCAGCAGCGCACCGTGCTCGCGGGTGATCCGCCGCAGCCCGGCGTTGAAGCCCTCGCCCGGGGTGACCACGCCCATGTTCGCCGGGGCGGCCTCGGTGATCACCGCGGCGATCCGGTCCGGGTGGGCCGCGAAGGCCGCCTCCACGGCGCCGAGGTCGTTGTAGGGCAGCACGAGGGTCTCGGCGGCGGTCGCGGCCGTGACCCCCGCCGAGCCCGGCAGGGCGAGGGTCGCGACCCCGGAGCCCGCCTCGGACAGCAACGCGTCGACGTGGCCGTGGTAGCAGCCGGCGAACTTCACCACGAGGTCCCGGCCGGTGACCCCGCGGGCGAGCCGCAGCGCGGTCATGGCGGCCTCCGTGCCGGTCGAGACCAGCCGCACCTCGTCGATCGCCCCGACCCGCTCGACGACGAGCTCCGCGAGCTCCGTCTCCCCGCGCGTGGTCGCGCCGAAGGACAGCCCGCGCTCGACCGCCTCGTGGACGGCGTCGATCACGGCCGGGTGGGAGTGGCCCAGCAGGGCCGGGCCCCACGAGCCGACGAGGTCGACGTACTCGCGCCCGTCGGCGTCGGTGAGGTACGGGCCCTTGGCGGCCGAGATGAACGGCGGGGTGCCGCCCACCGAGGCGAACGCGCGCACGGGCGAGTTCACCCCGCCGGGCATGACCTTGCGGGCGCGGTCGAACAGTTCCTGGGAGACGCTCATGAGTGCTTTCCTTCCGCCGGGAGGACCCGGCTCGGGGGTGCGGGGGTGGTCAGGAGAGGCCGTTCTCCTCGCGGAACCAGTCCGCGAGCTCGACGGCGAAGTAGGTGAGCACCGAGTCGGCCCCGGCCCGGCGGATGGACAGGACGGACTCCTGGACCGCGGCCCGGCGGTCGATCCAGCCGTTGGCGGCGGCGGCCTCGATCATCGCGTACTCACCGGAGATCTGGTAGGCCGCCACCGGCACCGGGGAGGCCTCGGCGACGTCGCGCAGCACGTCGAGGTAGCTCATGGCCGGCTTGACCATGACCATGTCGGCGCCCTCGTCGAGGTCGAGCTGCAGCTCGTGCATGGCCTCGCGCCGGTTGGCGGCGTCCATCTGGTAGGTGCGCCGGTCGCCCTGCAGCTGCGAGTCCACGGCCTCCCGGAAGGGGCCGTAGAACGCGGAGGCGTACTTGACCGAGTAGGCCAGGACGGCGACGTCGGTGCGCCCGGCGCCGTCGAGGGCCTCGCGGATCACGCCGACCTGACCGTCCATCATGCCGGAGGGCCCGAGCACGTGGGCGCCGGCCTCGGCCTGCGCCACGGCCATCCGCGCGTAGATCTCCAGGGTCGCGTCGTTGTCCACGGAGCCGTCGGCGGCGAGCACGCCGCAGTGGCCGTGGTCGGTGAACTCGTCGAGGCACAGGTCCGCCATGACGACGACGTCGTCGCCCACCTCGGCGCGGACCTCCCGCAGCGCGCGGTTGAGGATCCCGTCCGGATCCGTGCCGGCGCTGCCGCACGCGTCGCGCTCGGTGGGAACGCCGAAGAGCATGATCCCGCCGAGACCCTTCGCGGCGGCCTCGGCGGCCGCGCGGCGCAGGGAGTCGGTGCTGTGCTGGACCACGCCGGGCATCGAGCCCAGCGGGGCGGGCTCGGTGAGGCCCTCCCGCACGAAGACGGGCAGGATCAGGTCGGAGGGGTGGACCCTCGTCTGCGCGGCCAGCCGGCGCACCGCCGGGGTGGTGCGCAGGCGGCGGGGCCGGGCCACGAGGTCGTAGCGCGGGATGCGGTCGGTCACGGGGTCGTCTCCTGGGTCGGTCGGTTCGGGTCGGTGCCGGGCGGCGTGCCGGGCGGGGCGGACCGGCCCGGCGGCGCCCCGCGGCGGGCGGCGAGGGCGCGCACGAGCGCGTCGCGCACGCCCTCGGGGGTGGGCCTGCCGGCGGCCACGGCGTGCAGCCCGTGCGCGGCGGCGGCCCGCCGGGTGGGCTCGCCGATGGCCACCAGGGCCGGTCCGGCGAGCACGGAGGGGTCCTCCCCCACGAGCTCGTCCAGGTGCGAGGGCGCGGTGAGCACCACCGCGTCCACGCCGGGACCGGACAGGCGCGCGAGCAGCTGCCCGCGGTCCAGCACCCCGGGGGCGTCCGGTCCGTCCTGCGCCGCCCCGGGGGCGAGGGGCGCGGCCGCCGGCCACGGCACGGTCTCGTAGGCCGTGACCGCCCGGACGCGGTACCCCCGGGCCGCCAGCCCGTCGGCCAGCACGGGGCGCGCGCGGGCGGACTGGGGCAGCAGGGCCAGCCCGGGGTCGGGCTCCTCCGGCCACCCGGCGAGCAGCCCGTCGGCGGAGTGGGCCCCGGCCGGGACGAGGTCGGGCCCGAGGCCGGCCGCGGCCAGGGCGGAGGCGGTGGCGTCCCCGACGGCGGCGACGCGCAGCCCCGCCCGCCGGGCCGCGGCGAGCCGCCCGCCCAGGTCCTCCCCGGCGAGGGCCTGCAGGGCGCGGACGGTGTTGACGGAGGTCACGGCGAGCCAGTCCCCGTGCCCGGCCCGGGCGGCGCGGTCGAGCAGCTGCGCCAGCGGCGCGGTGCGGGCGGGCAGGGTCGCCTCGAGCAGCGGGGCGGCCGTCACCTCGGCGCCCTCGCGCCGCAGCAGCCGGGCCAGGGCGAGGGCCCGCTCCGGGGTCCGGGTGACGACCACCCGGGCCCCGTCCAGCAGCGCCGCGTCTCCCTCGCGGCCCCCCGTGCCCGCCACGCCGCTCAGAGGGTCAGCCGTGCCAGCCGGCCGGCGCCGTCGGCGAGCAGCTCGTCCGCGAGGCGCGTGCCGAGGGCGCGGGCCCCGGCCACGGTGCGCTCGGTCGTGCTCCCGTGCCGGCGCATCACCTCCGAGCCGTCGGGGTCGGCGACCACGACGTCGAGGACGAGCTCGTCGCCGGCCGTGCGGGCGAGGGTGCCCACGGGGGCCGCGCAGCCGGCTTCGAGCCGGCTCAGCAGCTCGCGCTCGGCGGTGACGGCCAGCCGGGTCGGCAGGTGGTCGACGGCGGCCAGGCCGGCGGCCAGGGGGCCGGTCCCGGTCGCGTCCTCGGCGCGGACCTCGAGCGCGAGGGCGCCCTGCCCCGGGGCGGGCAGCATCACGGCGGGGTCGATGAGCTCGGTGACCGCCTCCTGCAGCCCCAGCCGGCGCAGCCCGGAGGCGGCCAGCACCACGGCGTCGAGGTCGCCGGGGGCGACCCGGGCCAGGCGCGTGCCCACGTTGCCGCGGATGTCGACGATCTCGAGGTCGGGACGAGCGGCGCGCACCTGGGCGGCCCGGCGCGGGGAGCCCGTGCCGACCCGCGCCCCGGCGGGCAGCTGCGCGAGGGTCAGCCCGTCGCGAGCGCACAGGGCGTCGCGCGGGTCCTCCCGCTCGGGCACCGCCGCGACCTCCAGGCCCGGGACGGGGGCCGTGGGCAGGTCCTTGAGGGAGTGCACGGCCAGGTCCACGGAGCCGTCCAGCAGGGCGGCGCGCAGCGCGGTCGCGAAGACCCCCGTGCCGCCCATCTGGGACAGCGGGCCGGTCAGGACGTCGCCCTCGGTGCGGATGGTCACGAGCTCCGGGGTGAACCCGCCCGCGGCGGCCACCGCCTCGGCCGCGGTCGTCGTCTGCGTCAGGGCGAGCTTCGAGCCGCGGGTGCCCACCCGCACCGCCGGCGCCGCGCTCACACCCACCGGAGCTCCCCGGACCCGTCCAGGCCGGCCGGGATCGGCTCGCCCTCGGGACGCTGGGCCACCGTCGGCCGGGGCCCGGTGGCGCCCCGGAGGACCTTCACGCAGCAGTCGGGGGCGCAGTCGTCGAACCAGGTGCCGGAGGCGCACGCGGAGACCCGGGGCGGGGCGTCCCGGCCGGCGACGCGCTGCTCCACGAGGTCGGCCAGGGCGGACACGAACGCCGGGTGGGTGCCGGCGGTGGGGGTGCGCACCGCGGGCAGGCCGAGCCGCTCGCAGGTCTGCAGGGCCTCGGTGTCGAGGTCCCACTTCACCTCCATGTGGTCGGAGACGAAGCCCAGGGGCACGATCACGGCCCCCGCCACGCCGCGGGCGGCGACCTCCTCGAGGGCGTCGTTGACGTCGGGCTCGAGCCACGGCACCTCGGGGGGCCCGGAGCGGGACTGGTAGACGAGGTCCCAGGTGTGCTCGCCGAGCTCCTCGGGGCCGATCCGCTCGAGGACGGTCCGGGCCACGGCCAGGTGCTGGGCGACGTAGGCGGAGTCCTCCTCGAAGTCCATCCGGGCGGGCCCGGAGGCCTCGGCGTCGGTGAGCGGGATGGAGTGGGTCGAGAACAGGATCGCGATCCGCCCGTCGCCCGCGCCGAGGCGTCCGCGCACCTCGGCCAGGCCCTGGCGCAGGCCCTCGACGAAGGGCTGGACGAAGCCCTCGGCGTCGAAGTACTGGCGGACCTTGTCGACCTGCACCTGCCCGGTCAGGCCGAGCTCCTCGAGGGCGACCCCGTAGTCCTCCCGGTACTGGCGGCAGCCGGAGTAGCTCGAGTAGGCGCTGGTGGCCACCACCAGCAGCCGGCGCATCCCGCGGGCGTGGCTCTCGCGCACGACGTCGGCGACGTAGGGCGCCCAGTTGCGGTTGGCCCACAGCACCGGCACGTGCAGGCCGCGGCCGAGCAGCTCGGCCTCGAGGGCCGCGCGCAGGGCGCGGTTCTGCTCGTTGATGGGACTGACCCCGCCGTTGGCCCGGTAGTGGCCGGCGACCTCCTCGAGGCGCTCGTCGGGGATGCCCCGGCCCCTGGTGACGTTGCGCAGGAACGGGATGACGTCCTCCTGGCCCTCGGGCCCGCCGAAGGAGGAGAGGATCACGGCGTCGTAGTCCTCGGACGCGTGCGCCCGGGCCCGGGACAGCGCGTTCTCGACGGTCACCGCAGCACCTCCGCGATCTCCTCGGAGCCGATCCGGCGCCCGGTGTAGAAGGGGGTCTCCTCGCGCACGTGCAGGCGGGCCTCCGTGGCGCGGAACGCGCGCATGAGGTCCACGAGGTCCACGAGCTCGGGCGCCTCGAGGGCCAGCAGCCACTCGAAGTCGTTGAGCCCGAAGCACGCGATGGTGTTGGCGAGCACCTGCGGGTAGTCGCGCGCGGCCATGCCGTGGTTGCGCAGCATCTCGGCGCGGCGCTGGGCGTTCATGTAGTACCACTCGTAGGAGCGCACGAACGGGTAGACGCACACCCACTGCTCGGGCGGGACGCCGCGGGCGAAGGACGGGGAGTGGTTGGCGGTGAACTCCGCCTCGCGGTGCACGCCCATGGCGTTCCACACCTGGCGGGTGCCGGCGAGGGCCCCGGTGCGGCGCAGCCGGCGGACGGCGGCCTGCAGGGCCTGCGGGTCCTCGCCGTGGAGCCAGGTCAGGACGTCGGCGTCCTCGCGCATCCCGGAGACGTCGTAGACGCCGCGCAGGGTCACGCCCTCGCCGGCCAGCTGCTCGACGGCGTCGTCGAACTCGCCGGCGCCCTCGCCGGTGGCGCCGGCCGCGCCGTCCGGGCGGGCGAAGACGGACCAGACGGCCCAGTGCAGGCGCTCCTGGCCGGCGGGGGCCTCCTGCTGCTCCTGCTGCTCGGCGGGAGCGACGTGGTGTGCGTGCGGGCTGGTGTCGTGGGACACTGCTCAGTCCTTTCTCGGGGTGGATGGCGTCGGGGTCGCAGCCGCGGCGGGCACGCCCGCCGCGGTCAGCAGCGCCCGGACCTGCTCGCGGGTGTCGGCGACGACGGAGGAGAGGCCCGTGCCGGCGAGCCACGCGCCGACCGCGGCGGTGCCGGGCAGGTGGGCGAGCTCGGCCCGGAACGCGGCGACGCGCTGGGCGTGGCCGACGCCCGCGCGGGGCAGCGCGGCGCGCCAGCGGACGATGTCGGCGCCGGCCAGCTGCTCCGGGCGCAGCGGGACGCCCATGAGCGTGGAGGCGTCGGAGAGGGCCAGACGGATCAGCTGCTGGTCCGGCAGGGCCACCTCGGGCGGGACCACCGAGGGGTCGGGCTGGGCGCGGCCGTAGGACAGGCGCAGCACGTGCCGGCCGGGCCCGGCGGCCTCCCGCACCCAGTCCCACTTGGCGGTCGCGTGCGTGAGGGCCTTGGCGCGCACGGCGCGGGCGTCGGCGCTCACGAGCAGTCCGGTGCCGCGAGGCGCGCCGTCGAGCCGGGGGTCGTCCACGACGAGCGTGGCGAGCGCGACCTGCGGGCCCGGCTCGGGGCCGAAGCGCTGCAGGCCGTCGCGGTGGCCGCCGAGCAGGCGCACGGCGGTGGCGCCGTCGGTGGCGAGCACGAGCAGCTCGCCCCGGGCCACCGCGGTCTTGGCGCCGTGGCGGGGCTGGCGCTGGATGACCATCCAGCCGTCGCGGCGGGGGTCGCGGTCGAGGGCGATGACGTCGTGGTCGGTGACCAGCTTGGCCCCGGCCCGCTCGAGGTCGCGCACGAGGGCCTCGGAGAGCGTGTTCATCCCTCCGCGCAGCCCGGCCACGGCCGAGCCCGCCGGGGCGGCCCGGCGCAGGGCGCCGGCGGCGGCCCCCAGCGACCCGTGCTCGCGCAGCGCCCGGCGCAGGCCGGGGGCCACGGCGTCGACGTCGAGCTCGTCGGGGTGGGCGGAGTGCACCCCGGTGGTCACCGGGGCCACGAGACGCTCCACGACCCGCTGCCCCATCCGGGCCCGCACGAGCCCGCCCAGGGAGCGCTCGGAGGCGCCGACGGCGGCGGGCATCCGCCGGTCCAGGGAGGCCCGCAGCAGCCCGGCCCGGCCCAGTGCCGCGCGCAGCCGCGGGGCGGTGGGGTCGGCGGGGATGCCGAGGACCCCGGAGTCGGGGGCGGGGACGGCGCCCTCGGGCAGGTAGAGCCAGGACCCGGCCCGGCGGGGGTGCACCACGCGCTCGGCGAGGCCGAGCTCCCCGAGCAGCTCGGGGACGGCCGGGGAGCGGGTCGCGAAGGCCTCGGCGCCGGAGTCGAGCACGAGACCGGCGACCTGGTGGGCTCCGACGGCCCCGCCGAGGTGGTCCTCGGCCTCGACGAGCGTCACCCGCAGCCCGCGGGCGGCGAGGTCGCGGGCGGCGACGAGGCCGGCGACGCCGCCGCCCACCACGAGGGCGGACCGGGGCGGCCGGCGGCGCGCGGGAGCGGGTTCCGCGGGGGCCGGGCTCACGGCCGCGCCCCGGAGGGCGGGCGGCCGTGGACGTGGGCGACGACGGCGGTGAGCACGTCCGGGTCGGCGCCCGGGGGCACGCCGTGGCCGAGGTTGACCACGTGGCCCGGGGCCGCGGCGCCGCCGGCCAGGACGTCGTCGACGTGGGCGGCGAGGACCGCCCAGGGGGCGTCGAGCAGGGCCGGGTCGATGTTGCCCTGCACCACCGTGCGCCCGCCCAGGCGGCGGCTCGCCTCGGCCAGCGGGATCCGGTGGTCCACGCCCACGGCGTCGGCCCCGGCGTCGCGCATCGCGGCCAGCAGCTCCCCGGTGCCCGTGCCGAAGTGGATGCGCGGGACCGGCAGGTCGGCCACCGCCCCCAGCGCGGCGGCCGAGTGCTCGAGGACGTGGGCGCGGTAGTCGGCCAGGGACAGGGACCCGGCCCAGGAGTCGAACAGCTGCACCGCCGAGGCACCGGCCTCGACCTGGGCGCGCAGGAACGCCCCCGAGGTGCGCGCGGCCCACTGGGCCAGGGCGGCCCAGGCGGCCGGGTCGGCGTGCATCATCGTGCGCGGCAGCAGGTGGTCCCGCGAGGGCCCGCCCTCGACCATGTAGGCGGCCACCGTGAAGGGGGCACCGGCGAAGCCGATCAGCGGGGTGGCCCCGAGCTCGGCGACGGCGGCCGCCACGGCCTCGCGGATCGGGTCCAGGGCGGCGTCGTCCAGCTCGGGCAGCGCGGCGATCTCGGCGGCCGTGCGCACGGGCCGCTCGAGGACGGGGCCGCGCCCGGGGACGATGTCGACGTCGACCCCGGCCACGCGCATCGGCACGACGATGTCGGAGAAGAAGATGGCGGCGTCGACGTCGTGGCGGCGGACGGGCTGGAGGGTGATCTCCGCGGCCATCGCCGGGTCCAGGCAGGCGTCGAGCATCGCCGTGCCGGTGCGCAGGGCCCGGTACTCGGGCAGCGACCGGCCCGCCTGGCGCATGAACCACACCGGCCGCCGGTCGGGGACCCGCCCGGTGAGGGCCTGCAGCAGCGGCGCGTCGGCGGTGCCGCCCGCCCGCAGGGGGTGCCCGGCCGGCAGGGCGCCGAGCCCCTCGCGCAGCCGGCGCAGCGCCGGCAGCTCCTCCGGGGACGCGGGAGCGGCGGCGGTCGGGGTGTCCGGCGTGCTCGCCGTCTGCGGAGTGGTAGCCATAGTGCCCCCATTGTGCCAAGGAACCCCGACGGGGTTTGCTGACGCAGCGTCAGCGGACGGGCCCGGACGGGCGCCGCGCGTCACCGGGCACTCCCCCGGAGCGGTGACCGTCTAGTATGAATGGACTGTGGTCCTCTTCGCTCTCGTCGCCTCCCACCAGAACGTCGATCTGAACACCGTTGCGCGTCTCAGCACCGGTGCGCTGGGGCTGTCCGAGGACATGGTCCGGAACGGCCGGCTGCGCGGCGCCGTGACCCTGTCCACGTGCAACCGCCTCGAGCTCTACGGCGAGCTCGAGCCCTCCCCCGGCGCGTCGGCCCCCGACGCCGTGGCGGACGTGCGCGCCGCGCTGGCCGAGCAGATCGGCGCCCGCTCGGGGCTCGACCCCGAGTTCGTCGCCGACGTCCTCGTGCCCCGCACGGACGCGGAGGCCGCCCGCCACCTGTTCACGGTCGTCTCCGGGCTGGAGTCGGCCGTGGTCGGCGAGCGCGAGATCACCGGCCAGGTGCGGCGGGCGCTCAACGAGGCGCGCACCGCGGGCACCGTCTCGGGCAGCCTCGTGCGCCTGTTCGAGGGTGCGGCCCGCACGGCCCGGAAGGTCGGCACCCAGACCACCCTCGGCGAGCGCGGCCGCTCGATCGTCTCCGTGGCCCTGGACCTGGCCGACGACGTCACGGCCGGCACGTGGGCGGGCCGGCGGGCCCTGGTCTTCGGCACCGGTGCCTATGCCGGGGCCACCATGGCGGCGCTGCGCGACCGCGGGTGCGCCGACATCGAGGTCTGGTCCGGCTCCGGGCGCGCCGTGCCCTTCACGGAGAACCGCGGCGGGACCCCCGTGCCGGAGGACGGGCTGGCGGAGGCCCTCGAGCGGGCCGACGTCGTGATCGGCTGCAGCGGCGGCGCGGCGCCGATGGGCGCCTCCGCGTTCCCGCCGGGGCCGCGCACGGTCGTGGACCTGGCCCTGACCCGCGACTTCGATCCGGCCGTGGCGGACCTGCCCGGCGTGGAGCTGATCTCCCTCGAGTCCGTGCGCGTGGCCGCCCCGGAGGAGACCCGCGAGTCGGTCGAGGCCGCCACCGGCATCGTGGAGCGCGCCGCCCAGGAGTTCGCCGCCGACCAGAGCGGCCGGGACATGGACGCCGCGATCGTGGCCCTGCGCCGGCACACCATGGCCGTGCTGGACGCGGAGCTCGAGAAGGTCACCGCCCACCACGGCTGCACCGCGGCCAAGGAGCAGATCGAGCTGGCGATGCGCCGCATGGTCCGCTCCCTGCTGCACACCCCGACCGTGCGCGCCCGGGAGCTCGCCGCCCAGGGCCGCCAGGACGAGTACATCACCGGCCTCGAGGCCCTCTACGGCATCGAGGTGCCGGCCTCCCCCGCCGGGGACGCCGCTCCGGCGCCCGCGGCCGCCCCGCCGGCGGCCCCGCAGATCGACCGCCGGCCGCAGGCCGCCGGGTAGGCACCCACGTCGCACGGCCCCGGCCGGCTGAGGAGGAACGGTTGACCAACGAGACCAGGAGAGGCCGCCCGGCGCGCCTGCCGCGGGAGGCCCGGCGGCGCCAGCTGCTGGAGACCGCCCTGACCGTGTTCTCCGCAAACGGCTACCACGGGTCGTCGATGGACGACATCGCCGACGCCGCGCAGGTGAGCAAGCCGGTGCTCTACCAGCACTTCCCGGGCAAGCGGGAGCTCTACCTCGCGCTCGTCGACCACCACCTCGGGGAGCTCTCCTCCGCCCTCGTGGCCGCGCTGCGCGGCAGCGAGGTCAACCGCGAGCGCGTGGAGTCGATGCTGGACGTCTACTTCGGCTACGTGGAGGCCAACCCGGAGGCGCACCGGCTGATCTTCGAGTCGGACCTGCTGGCGGACCCCGAGGTCGCGGAGCGCTTCGAGCGCTTCCACGGGGCGGTCGCGGAGGCCATCGCCGCGGTGCTGGGGCCGAACGCGGGGCTCAGCCGCCCCCACGCCGTGCTCGTCGCCCGCTCCCTGACAGGGATGGCGCAGACCGCGGCGGTGCACTGGAACCGCAACCCGGACACGGGTGGGCGGGCCGAGGCCCAGCGCCAGATCTTCCGTTTAGCTTGGGGCGGAATCTCCATCATCGACGAGGACTGGGAGTAGCCGCTCCCTAGACTGGCGGCGACCGCACGCCCCAGTCCCCGCCCCAGGAGGAACCATGGAAATCAAGATCGGTGTCCAGCACGTCGCCCGGGAGATCGTCGTCGAGTCCGACCTCCAGGCGCAGGAGGCCGTGGAGCTCGTCAACGC carries:
- a CDS encoding glutamyl-tRNA reductase — translated: MVLFALVASHQNVDLNTVARLSTGALGLSEDMVRNGRLRGAVTLSTCNRLELYGELEPSPGASAPDAVADVRAALAEQIGARSGLDPEFVADVLVPRTDAEAARHLFTVVSGLESAVVGEREITGQVRRALNEARTAGTVSGSLVRLFEGAARTARKVGTQTTLGERGRSIVSVALDLADDVTAGTWAGRRALVFGTGAYAGATMAALRDRGCADIEVWSGSGRAVPFTENRGGTPVPEDGLAEALERADVVIGCSGGAAPMGASAFPPGPRTVVDLALTRDFDPAVADLPGVELISLESVRVAAPEETRESVEAATGIVERAAQEFAADQSGRDMDAAIVALRRHTMAVLDAELEKVTAHHGCTAAKEQIELAMRRMVRSLLHTPTVRARELAAQGRQDEYITGLEALYGIEVPASPAGDAAPAPAAAPPAAPQIDRRPQAAG
- a CDS encoding TetR/AcrR family transcriptional regulator, translated to MTNETRRGRPARLPREARRRQLLETALTVFSANGYHGSSMDDIADAAQVSKPVLYQHFPGKRELYLALVDHHLGELSSALVAALRGSEVNRERVESMLDVYFGYVEANPEAHRLIFESDLLADPEVAERFERFHGAVAEAIAAVLGPNAGLSRPHAVLVARSLTGMAQTAAVHWNRNPDTGGRAEAQRQIFRLAWGGISIIDEDWE